aacgaatatgttagtaaaagtttcataaaaaaataacgaaaaataaagaagttttgtcattggattagtagtggttttctggtctcgcaccgatatagcctacaacgttgtgacaCACTCCTCGATAGCGAAGGCtctcaagcttcgctgtccgtttctccgtgcaacattgtatcggagaaggaTATTTTCTCAGTTTTCTTATCACTaccgcttagtggtcataggtttcttatgacttgtagacggatatgactcttaggcttccagcgtgccctgtgtagttcaaatgtgacgctcgacgagaacctccgatttcgtattcgtgtcaataaaaagaacggcgggactgacatacaacgagaattcactgtatatcgcgtttgttgtcatttcgctggatcggtcttcgagcgtgtttaccacttgaccggttccaagggggataccccagtagtggggaaaaaaatgttgacagttatggtactgacctttgcgacagttatggagataataatctgcattgtaacagtgaagtcgggtccataagtattcaaaggatatagccggataagatggtcaagaaTGCCCTTGGATCAAATTGAAAGGCTAATGGGCCACCGATAGGGTGTCAAGAAATAGTGCATTCGTATAAGAAATCCCgagaatttcgaagaaacgggaaaggacacggcgaataatttcaatcagccTGCAGCAAACAGGTCACGACAAATGTGAAATTGGGAATGCGTCGCCTGTGACCTCGAAATCGTGATCCAGACGGATCGATACGCAATTTGAACCCCCTACAAATACTTTTGCCCCCCGAAATTGGAATCTGCGCTCCTATGTGCGACTtcatttcaagtaaatagtggagacGGGTCGTCCCtcagaaatattgtaaaatatacgtcctgttttttcaatgaacaatttagctaccaaaaaaagttttccaaaataaactgaccaccatttcttaaacttctgaaattatgATCTGTGGTCGCGTAAAGAACATTGCtctaagtaaatagtggaaataattcattctatacgaaaattgtcgagaagaacattttttaatgatcaatttgtagcggccatcgggagTGAAGCGGTTAATTGATCATTTGCGATGTGATTCCTCTTCGACGGACAATCGAGAACTTCATTTGGAGATtaatcgaagcggtggaacgggacggtgcacgttatccgatctagatttttatttcttaaatcgagtttcttaaaaattcagatccacctaGCAATCAGCAAATTGACCTAAAAAGTAcacctttttgctagcttttgctttattcaattcatctttttcggagaaaagaagatttttcttccattaactttaatcttcgaccgtgataagctctgcttgtcggaggcatgtaatcccggttaaatataaaattcaacgaagcatttagttcatatgaccgcgaactaagtagtccagaatatgcggctaatactttttgctggcagaactgcaatgtttgtaatcgcaagacacggtacattgaatttgtcacgcagtcgcgcagttcatctcctgatgttgtccattactgtattagtcgtcatttaaataaccctgagctgccactctgggcgcacatattacaatattcatatatgtacagagttatgcaatgtataaaaaataattgagaacagaacagagttccaaaatcagtgtcagctcacgagagatcacggcaatttctgtcccgaaattttgattcgtttgtgcagcgactaaagccgagatcctgcaatttgtgtcgggaaatcctagccgtctctggccgcctgttggtcgcgcagcgttaactttgtagcggccatcggcacgtacaataaaacagttgacgtgcaaatagtcgggtcggtttgatgaggcgagcgacagcgaagctatttttgataaagcagtttccaacgcgtgcaattacaatgttttagacaatgcgtgtctcgtccttcggaatctttcgtttccggcctcaatagcaaatgttggtatcataaacacccgagtttctgaagggtcgctccgaccgaggtccgagagcccacagctggccgcggtatgtgcctcacgggcccgaagaaaaacccgctattatcacaaaacctccacggtcacgcttagcattcccgaaaaagtgcgcctcgagcgcaaggaacaagaggggtaatcaggcccaaggaagaTACCTGATTGGTCAGCGATTCTTTTGGATGTCCTTTTTGGACAGCAAATTTTTCCACACAGGACACGCCCTGCAGAGTTTTCCCCAGAACGATTGCGGAAAACGCAGGGTCAGAAACTCCTGAGACGCACCGAGATACAGGTCTCCATTGGTAAAATAAAGTACCTCGAATCCGATAACTTGTCTCGAATCATCTAAAGAGCACGCGAACCACAAGTCCcttcaagtttaaccctttgagtgttcccaaatattaatatataatatttgtttaaaaagtgcgtgcattaacactagaactagatgccgtgtcaaaatgacggatttaaagttttttaatctacgagcgctgacgagactgtgaaaacgcatgcacggaagatcgtttaataaataactttttctatatagattgcggcgcataactatagcaccactaacattttttatattttcgacctgtaagaaaataattcggaaaagccactaatatggtatgacagaggagtataaataatggattctagttgatattgattgaagttgtatacatatacagtgactcccaaaaatattcggacactagctataaataactttacgacttgataattcctttgttaatgaagcaatcgtcccgggaattgtttctagcaataaaagatctattaatgttgaaaaacataaataatttatttgaaaaatgtacataaattccataataaaaattagtaaaagaaataatgtaccatttttggctcacaaaaatattcggacaatattaatttttcaatttagataatgtaatttagcattacaacatttgtttaatacttcgtggcataaccatcttgtttaagaacatgtcttaacctgtttggcatattgtttgtaattttttttaaatattcaacagttatattcgaccactcagttgcaagtctttgttttaattcagctatcgatgtaattggggtttttcgaatttttctatccaattcatcccataaattctcgataggattaaggtccggtgattggggcggcgaatgaagaattttgggacagcggtataatacaaattcttgcacaatacgtgacttgtgcttggggtcgttgtcttggtaaaacttagaagtattattaagccccatcttttcagagcactttgaatgagattatttttgagtatatttaaataatgatttttgtccatgataccgtcaataaacactaggttaccgactccatatgacgaaatgcaaccccagaccattacgctgtctccgccgtgtttcgctgtacctcttgtattttcaaaattaaactctttattcgctttccgccgcaccatagttcttccgtcggaattgtacagattgaatttgctttcatcagcaaatatgacatccttccaccacgtctcagccttagaaattagctctcttgcaaaggtttttcgtttattcctattcttttcgttgataaatggtttctttctagctactcttccattgtaaccagcttgcctcagcactctccgaactgtttcggctgaaacatttttggagctttcgcctaatagttcactaactagttttggagcacttaagcgcggattttttttcactttccgaataattttgcttttctccctcgtacataagagacttggtattccagtttgcggaatagaatcaatgcgattctcaatataaaatcgtcgacagatatctgcagcgcagtactcttacttatacgaagcattgcactaatttcgcgataggcctttcctttttctcgatgacaaattacaagctgtcgcacatcgaaactcgtattctttcctttgcgacccattttgaacgaattcacatttactactgacagtagtgaggtgacatggacatctaatggtccacgagattctgtttataaacaaacgttttcccgatcttcgaatatcgcgtccccagaaggcgattgccagagaaatataatacgtgtccgaatatttttgtgagccacaaatggtccattatttcgtttaataatttttattatgaaacgtatgtatatttttcaaataaattatacatgtttatcatccttaataaatgttttattgctgaaaacaatttccagggcgattgctttatcaacaaacgaattattaaatcataaagttagttgtacctagtgtccgaatatttatgggagtcactgtagatgTGCCATTTTGGTGGAGGCACACTTATGGTGTGGGGTGCATTCTCCAGCAGTGGCAAGTTCAGTTTAGCTTTTTCAACTGCACGAATGAATATTGTGGAGTATATTGGAATACTTCAAAATCATGTAATGCCGTTTATTCATCCAAACGGTCATGATTCATGGACTTATCGATAAGATAATGCTCCAATTCACAAAAGTCGACAAACTACAGCATGGTTTGAAACGTTTGATATCAATGTATTGAAATGGCCTGCATGCTTCCCAAATCAAAAACCAATCCTAAATCTGTGGGGTATCATGGTacggcatgtttataaaaataatcaacaattttcaaacattttggagctaaaaacagctgttgttgaagcgtggaatgatattactgaagaaactttgaaaaaactaGTTAACAGTATGAACAATCATGTTTTTGAGTTAATACATAAAAAAGGAGGGTGGACATATTGTTactgacgactgacgaaaagaGTCGTATTTTCTGAGAGCACGTGGCTGGTGCACACCGCGACAGAGATTTATGTAAAAGACTAGAAAACCGAGCGTAcctgtgtcgcgcgaaagaatttgcTCTTTCCGTGGGCGgtgttttattttccgagaaactGTTTCCCTTGATACTTGTGGATGGAAAAAATTGTGTTATGTGTACTATCAAAAGTGAGAATACTTCACCTCGCCTGTgacaaaatgtggaaaatacaaagcagatactgttgtttaacgtttctacgtacaaacagatttatattatttattaattgcataatcgaagcagccaagcgatgggggggggggggagaaatcaCAGCGGGcagaattataataaatcagcatacgggatggatataacgatttttgatatttcgcggtcggttaaattaaattaaataattcgcgGCTAAAACTTGTTGCTCTGACGCAATAGCGAAGAGAAGCGAGGGTGGtgacgacacgaacgtgaaagcTACCAGcaaaaccgggggtaatgtagaatagaAAATGAGGAAGAGACGAAGATAAAATTCCATCGTGAGGATAActagctctcgagcttcgctgtcggtttctacgtgcaatattgcttttcattagaagtgacaaaaaaatgtgaccgtgaccctacgtgacattaaatcttaaacacggtaccctttcattttcaaggtatataaacccgttcattttcattctttttggtgcagtagcggttcagtaatcgtgcagtcatgtcgcgttacacgcataagagtcaattctagtgagatcgggttaaagtccctttcgaatcaaaacgtaaccttatagattgcgttagttcggtatatattctatttggcattcaacaatcgctctctgaccccgcattgccagtgcgtcaaaaccgtgcgtcgtaggtaacaatttctccaattttacacttactacattcattcgcgacacaaacaacaacacttgtaattatttcaattcagaatatacagggtgagtcaccaatgtcatttttttggagatatcaaggtcaccttgacttttttaaatggaaccacccttttttaaacacctacaatgatagtccctttcattaggaattcagtgactataattagtccaaggtcattcaaggtcaaggacagaaaaaacgtataaaactaaaatatggaagacatAATTACCGGAAAGAACGTACCTGACTCAAGTTGGTCAGAAGCCAAAAGGCAGGAATGGGAACTTCTTGACACAAAAGTGCAAAAGGCAATAATCTTGTCGATTGATAGAAAAATGCTAATGCATCTCCTAAATTGTAAAACTTCAAGAGAGATGCTTGATAAATTAACATCGATATACGGGAAGGATACCGAACAAAAGAAGTGTGCACTGCTACAAGAATTTTTCAACTATTCTTTCGTAAAAGAGAGTGATATAGCAACACACGTGAGCACCCTTGAAAATCTGCCTTGTAGATTACATTCATTAAATCAAACGATAGATGACACAATGCTAATCACAAAAATACTAGCCACGTTACCTGCTCAATACGTACATTTCGCTAGTGCTTGGGATTCCACGCCATTAGCAGAAAAAACGTTAAGTAATCTTATAGCTAGATTGCAACGTGAGGAAAACCGGTTAAAATTAGAGGAAACCGCGCAAGAAAATCTGGCCTTCAAgtcgtcaattaaaaaatgctacaaatgtaATGGTCTTAATCATATAGCAAAGTATTGTAGGCAAAAATCAGCAGAACGTAATTATTTCAAAGACAGAATCGAGGAAAAACCTAAAACAAATACGGGAAATCACTCAAGAAATAATCAGAGGTGCAGTATCTGTAAAAAAACCAACCACGCTGAGAGAGATTGTtattttaggaaaaataaaactgcagCAACAGGTAGATATACTGATGAAAAGgtatgtttctttgttaataataatataaaaacgaaTGGATGGGTAATCGACTCAGGAGCTTCAAATCATACGATTAACGATATTAATCAGCTAACAAACGTAAAAATCGTTAATAACGACATTTCTACCGCAAAAAAGTCCGTAAAAATGGAAGGTAAATGCATAGGTGAAGTCGTAACTGagaactgtatattaaaaaatgtaatattaattccAGAGGGATCACTTCAAATTCCTTGAAGGATCACGAAGTCAGAACGGGCTGTACGTCATAGACATGAAAAAAACAAACACCTTGGAAAGTCTGTTGACAACAAACAGAGACACCATACAATGGCACCGAAAATTAGGACACCTCAGCTTCGCAAACAtgcaaaaactaataaatataagcGAAGGTATGAATTCAATATCTAAATTCAATAATAATCCGGAAATTTGCGATATATGCATAAAGGCTAAGCAAACACGCAATCCATTtaacggaga
This genomic interval from Halictus rubicundus isolate RS-2024b unplaced genomic scaffold, iyHalRubi1_principal scaffold1389, whole genome shotgun sequence contains the following:
- the LOC143365142 gene encoding uncharacterized protein LOC143365142, with the protein product MEDIITGKNVPDSSWSEAKRQEWELLDTKVQKAIILSIDRKMLMHLLNCKTSREMLDKLTSIYGKDTEQKKCALLQEFFNYSFVKESDIATHVSTLENLPCRLHSLNQTIDDTMLITKILATLPAQYVHFASAWDSTPLAEKTLSNLIARLQREENRLKLEETAQENLAFKSSIKKCYKCNGLNHIAKYCRQKSAERNYFKDRIEEKPKTNTGNHSRNNQRCSICKKTNHAERDCYFRKNKTAATGRYTDEKRDHFKFLEGSRSQNGLYVIDMKKTNTLESLLTTNRDTIQWHRKLGHLSFANMQKLINISEGMNSISKFNNNPEICDICIKAKQTRNPFNGERDRASKPLEIIHTDVCGPIEPTTWDGMKYFITFLDDFTHFAAVFPIRGKHEVTEIVKSYLKQCQAKWERKVVKLRCDNGREYANKELQDWCKNNGTILDFTVPYSPQLNGKAERLNRTILEKALSLDSKINKVMWGEAVRTAIYLINRSPTTTSDKTQAENWIKKKPDLTNLQIFGCDAHAKELGYLKKLDERSKKYTMVGYSTNGYRLWDEYKKRIIIVRDVIFKNTSETEEEPINESKTSRAIIRTEHNEINDVLNTNKQLADLLTKQLSNVEMFRGIRGDTWYA